One genomic segment of Candidatus Latescibacterota bacterium includes these proteins:
- the mce gene encoding methylmalonyl-CoA epimerase, translated as MKRYEEKLPAGIWRRLDHVGVAVQDLEAARIRYVELLGFTELARERLPAQGVEVILLDGGNCRLELLAPLGDDSPIARFLDRRGEGLQQIAFEVADLDAALTQLAQRGLRPLAKPSLGAGGLRICFLHPKDTLGVLLELVEYPRGR; from the coding sequence ATGAAGCGCTACGAGGAGAAGCTCCCCGCGGGGATCTGGCGACGGCTCGACCACGTGGGCGTCGCCGTGCAGGACCTCGAGGCCGCGCGGATCCGCTACGTGGAGCTGCTCGGCTTCACCGAGCTGGCCCGCGAGCGGCTGCCGGCCCAGGGCGTCGAGGTCATCCTGCTCGACGGCGGCAACTGCCGGCTCGAGCTGCTGGCGCCGCTCGGCGACGACAGTCCCATCGCCCGCTTCCTCGACCGTCGCGGCGAAGGGCTGCAGCAGATCGCCTTCGAGGTGGCCGACCTGGACGCCGCGCTCACCCAGCTGGCGCAGCGCGGCCTGCGCCCGCTCGCCAAGCCCAGCCTGGGCGCGGGCGGCCTGCGCATCTGCTTCCTGCACCCCAAGGACACCCTGGGCGTGCTGCTCGAGCTCGTGGAGTACCCCCGCGGCCGCTAG
- a CDS encoding methylmalonyl-CoA mutase encodes MSAGTPKDPAATYRAARERWTAETLEPHRAKAADRRASFETPSGRDVHALYGPDDLADFDPAAELGLPGEPPFVRGVQPNQYRGRLWTMRQYAGFGSAEETNARFRYLMERGQTGLSTAFDLPTQMGYDSDHPYALGEVGRVGVAIASRADMERLFEAIDLGAVSSSMTINAPAAQLLLFYALAAERQGVPSERLRGTIQNDVLKEYIARGTYIYPPGPSLRLITDTFAWCAEHAPRFNTISISGYHIREAGSTAAQELGFTFANALEYVRAARSAGLALEDFLPRLSFFFNVHNNLFEEVAKFRAARRLWTRLLAEHFQVSAPGLMKLRFHSQTAGSTLTAQQPLNNVVRVTVQALAAVLGGTQSLHTNSFDEALALPGEASARLALRTQQILAAESGVADSVDPLAGSYLVERWTRDLEEEARALVNAVESLGGAARAIEAGFQKQQIGEAAYRTQRAIESGAQEQVGVNCYTEDERQAAAERFRLDPALEAQQCERLARWRESRDADAVTSALERLDAAARSTTPLLPPLKDALAAGATLGETCDVLRAVFGQYRPGN; translated from the coding sequence ATGAGCGCCGGCACGCCCAAGGATCCTGCCGCCACCTACCGCGCCGCCCGCGAGCGCTGGACGGCCGAGACGCTGGAGCCGCATCGCGCGAAGGCTGCCGACCGCCGCGCGTCCTTCGAAACGCCCTCGGGCCGGGACGTCCACGCGCTCTACGGCCCCGACGACCTCGCCGACTTCGACCCGGCCGCCGAGCTCGGCCTGCCCGGCGAGCCGCCCTTCGTGCGCGGCGTGCAGCCCAACCAGTATCGCGGCCGCCTCTGGACCATGCGGCAGTACGCGGGCTTCGGCTCGGCCGAGGAGACCAACGCGCGCTTCCGCTATCTCATGGAGCGCGGACAGACGGGCCTGTCCACGGCCTTCGACCTGCCCACGCAGATGGGCTACGACTCCGACCACCCCTACGCCCTCGGCGAAGTCGGGCGCGTGGGCGTGGCCATCGCGTCGCGGGCGGACATGGAGCGACTCTTCGAGGCGATCGACCTGGGCGCGGTGAGCAGCTCGATGACCATCAACGCGCCCGCCGCCCAGCTCCTGCTCTTCTACGCGCTGGCCGCCGAGCGCCAGGGCGTGCCGAGCGAGCGCCTGCGCGGGACGATCCAGAACGACGTGCTCAAGGAGTACATCGCCCGCGGCACCTACATCTATCCGCCCGGGCCGAGCCTGCGGCTGATCACCGACACCTTCGCCTGGTGCGCCGAGCATGCGCCGCGCTTCAACACCATCTCGATCAGCGGCTACCACATCCGCGAGGCGGGCTCCACCGCGGCGCAGGAGCTGGGCTTCACCTTCGCCAACGCGCTCGAGTACGTGCGCGCGGCGCGGAGCGCGGGCCTCGCGCTGGAGGACTTCCTGCCGCGCCTGTCCTTCTTCTTCAACGTCCACAACAACCTCTTCGAGGAGGTCGCCAAGTTCCGCGCCGCGCGCCGGCTCTGGACGCGTCTCCTCGCCGAGCACTTCCAGGTGAGCGCGCCCGGCCTGATGAAGCTGCGCTTCCACAGCCAGACCGCCGGCAGCACGCTGACCGCGCAGCAGCCGCTGAACAACGTCGTGCGGGTCACCGTGCAGGCCCTGGCCGCGGTGCTGGGCGGCACGCAGAGCCTGCACACCAACAGCTTCGACGAGGCGCTGGCCCTGCCCGGCGAAGCCAGCGCCCGCCTGGCCCTGCGCACGCAGCAGATCCTCGCGGCGGAGAGCGGCGTGGCCGACAGCGTCGATCCGCTGGCGGGCAGCTACCTGGTGGAGCGCTGGACGCGCGATCTCGAAGAGGAGGCCCGCGCGCTGGTCAACGCGGTGGAGAGCCTGGGCGGCGCGGCCCGCGCCATCGAGGCGGGCTTCCAGAAGCAGCAGATCGGCGAGGCCGCCTACCGCACGCAGCGCGCCATCGAGTCCGGCGCGCAGGAGCAGGTGGGCGTGAACTGCTACACCGAGGACGAGCGGCAGGCCGCGGCCGAACGCTTCCGCCTCGACCCCGCGCTCGAGGCGCAGCAGTGCGAGCGCCTGGCGCGCTGGCGCGAATCGCGCGACGCTGACGCGGTGACGTCCGCCCTCGAGCGCCTGGACGCGGCGGCCCGGTCCACGACGCCGCTCCTCCCCCCGCTCAAGGACGCGCTCGCCGCGGGCGCCACGCTCGGCGAGACCTGCGACGTCCTGCGCGCGGTGTTCGGACAGTACCGGCCCGGCAACTGA